In Littorina saxatilis isolate snail1 unplaced genomic scaffold, US_GU_Lsax_2.0 scaffold_613, whole genome shotgun sequence, one DNA window encodes the following:
- the LOC138954592 gene encoding hyaluronan mediated motility receptor-like, producing MLDEKIVEDVSEILTEEEESLDNNHAIKNNNVILLHELQLLKLEQSEGKRMIQNMENAILNLAEQIQLTNRSHKEEIKELTDMLSTHPKTRQQDVTTQTTYSDILTYSTSVKEQLHEKKQKVPKTTCQPQKNGSMNHDISIEMTPEKSCTKPMTSSGIEVNKRVDQVRDITSKSPYEKMENKDHEAEKAMTSTTSNNLTSSRNPRVKKKNKSPISVLKRHRREDSFDFVDSTASESNSDEDQEDVMFENLSRQEHREEENSLPTVYLIHDSVLKHVDPGRMQKTYGLKIVKKHVVNIKDCQETVENIHKTPDAIMFHVGVNDIKKEKGQRAAKMMTKCVEAAKQRFKEAKVVVSRETITQNTKLPDQSNNIRVIIIANFITSLAHHHLNDDTSKREDREHGRAMEDGVDIIIVHQREIQPSCILT from the exons ATGTTGGACGAAAAGATTGTGGAGGACGTCAGTGAAATCCtcaccgaagaagaagaatctcttGATAACAATCATgcgattaaaaacaacaatgtcatCCTGCTACATGAGTTGCAGCTCTTGAAACTGGAACAGTCTGAGGGCAAGAGAATGATACAGAACATGGAGAACGCGATTCTCAACTTGGCCGAACAAATCCAGCTGACAAATAGAAGTCACAAAGAAGAGAtcaaggaactgactgacaTGTTGTCGACACACCCCAAGACGAGACAACAAGATGTGACAACTCAAACGACGTATTCAGATATCCTTACGTACAGCACATCCGTAAAAGAACAACTACATGAGAAAAAACAGAAGGTTCCAAAGACCACGTGCCAACCTCAAAAGAATGGAAGCATGAACCATGACATCAGCATCGAAATGACACCAGAAAAGTCGTGCACAAAACCAATGACGTCATCAGGAATAGAGGTGAATAAAAGGGTTGATCAAGTCAGAGATATAACATCGAAATCGCCATACGAGAAGATGGAAAACAAAGACCATGAAGCCGAAAAGGCAATGACGTCAACAACATCGAACAATCTGACGTCATCAAGAAATCCtcgtgtaaaaaagaaaaacaaaagcccGATCAGCGTGTTGAAAAGACATCGCCGTGAAGATTCTTTTGACTTTGTTGATTCAACAGCGAGTGAGTCCAATTCAGATGAAGATCAGGAAGACGTTATGTTTGAAAACCTGTCGCGACAAGAGCACAGAGAGGAAGAAAACTCTCTACCAACAGTCTACCTCATTCATGACAGTGTATTGAAACATGTCGATCCAGGCCGAATGCAAAAAACGTACGGTCTGAAGATAGTAAAAAAACATGTAGTGAACATCAAGGATTGCCAAGAAACAGTGGAGAACATTCACAAAACTCCAGATGCAATTATGTTTCATGTCGGGGTGAATGACATCAAGAAAGAAAAAGGTCAGAGAGCGGCAAAAATGATGACCAAATGTGTGGAGGCAGCCAAACAGCGATTCAAAGAAGCCAAAGTTGTCGTga GCAGGGAAACCATCACTCAGAACACCAAGCTGCCAGACCAATCCAACAACATACGGGTCATTATCATCGCCAATTTCATCACCAGTCTCGCCCACCACCATTTGAACGACGACACCAGCAAACGGGAAGACAGAGAACATGGGAGAGCAATGGAAGATGGAGTGGACATCATCATAGTCCACCAAAGAGAGATTCAGCCTTCATGCATCCTCACatga